A genomic window from Ignavibacteria bacterium includes:
- a CDS encoding methylmalonyl-CoA mutase family protein → MSIQNGKKASPLLNKSVSKKEWLKTAEELPTTDMKFTSLSGEEVELLYTPEDVKNIDHDSEIGYPGEFPYTRGIHHNLYRGKLWTMRQFAGFGSPEDTNERFKYLLAHGQTGLSTAFDMPTLMGWDSDDELAEGEVGICGVAISSLDDMKVLFNGIPLDKVSTSMTINSPAAMMLAFYLGVAEEQGVPFDKLQGTMQNDILKEYIAQKEFIYHPEPSMRIIVDMIEYCKDNVPKFNPVSVSGYHIREAGSTAAQELAFTLADGFAYIEACIARGMDVDSFAPRISFFFNSHLDFFEEIAKFRAARKIYAKRMRNKYGAKNPKSWTLRFHTQTAGCSLTAQQPENNIVRTAIEALAAVLGGTQSLHTNSMDETLALPSDKAVKIALRTQQIIGYEHGVINTVDPLGGSYYVEALTKKMEDEAESYFEKIDALGGVIPAIEAGFFQKEIADAAYRYQMELDKKEKIIVGVNEFVEEEEKIDIPILKISKEVERVQVKRLREMKASRNNEKVEETLAAMVQAANDNLNLMPRILDCARNHVTLGEMCNALKEPFGVYEEQAVF, encoded by the coding sequence ATGTCCATCCAAAACGGAAAAAAAGCTAGTCCATTACTGAATAAGAGCGTTTCAAAAAAAGAGTGGCTCAAAACAGCTGAAGAGCTGCCGACAACTGATATGAAGTTCACTTCGCTAAGCGGTGAAGAAGTAGAGCTGTTATATACACCCGAAGATGTCAAGAACATCGATCATGATTCAGAAATAGGTTACCCGGGCGAGTTCCCCTATACACGCGGAATACACCACAACCTTTACCGCGGCAAGCTGTGGACAATGCGCCAGTTCGCCGGCTTTGGCTCACCTGAAGATACCAATGAGCGTTTTAAATACCTGCTGGCTCACGGGCAAACGGGACTTTCTACAGCATTTGATATGCCTACATTAATGGGGTGGGATTCAGATGATGAGCTCGCCGAAGGCGAAGTTGGAATTTGCGGTGTAGCAATTTCATCACTTGATGACATGAAGGTACTGTTCAACGGAATTCCGCTGGATAAAGTATCAACTTCTATGACAATTAACTCACCTGCTGCAATGATGCTCGCTTTTTATCTTGGAGTAGCAGAAGAACAGGGCGTACCTTTTGATAAGCTGCAGGGCACAATGCAGAACGATATTTTAAAAGAATACATCGCGCAGAAAGAATTCATCTATCACCCTGAGCCTTCTATGAGGATCATTGTTGATATGATAGAATACTGCAAGGATAATGTACCCAAGTTCAATCCTGTTTCAGTCAGCGGATATCATATCCGCGAAGCTGGCTCGACCGCTGCACAGGAGCTTGCTTTCACACTGGCTGACGGCTTTGCATACATTGAAGCTTGTATTGCCCGCGGAATGGATGTTGATTCTTTCGCGCCCAGGATCTCATTTTTCTTTAATTCACATTTAGACTTCTTTGAAGAAATAGCTAAGTTCCGCGCAGCAAGAAAAATATATGCAAAACGCATGCGCAATAAATACGGCGCAAAGAATCCAAAGTCATGGACTCTTCGCTTCCACACGCAAACAGCAGGATGCTCTTTAACAGCGCAGCAGCCTGAAAACAATATTGTAAGAACAGCGATCGAAGCGCTTGCTGCTGTACTTGGCGGCACGCAGAGCCTGCACACAAACTCAATGGATGAAACACTTGCGCTTCCTTCAGATAAGGCTGTAAAAATTGCCTTAAGAACCCAGCAGATAATCGGTTATGAACACGGTGTAATTAATACAGTGGATCCGCTTGGAGGCAGCTACTATGTTGAAGCCTTGACAAAGAAAATGGAAGATGAAGCGGAAAGCTATTTTGAAAAGATCGATGCACTCGGCGGTGTAATTCCCGCTATTGAAGCAGGCTTCTTCCAGAAGGAAATAGCTGATGCTGCTTACCGCTACCAGATGGAGCTTGATAAGAAAGAGAAAATTATCGTTGGAGTTAATGAATTTGTAGAAGAAGAAGAAAAGATAGATATCCCGATCCTTAAAATTTCAAAAGAAGTAGAACGCGTCCAGGTAAAACGCCTGCGCGAAATGAAGGCTTCCAGGAATAACGAAAAAGTGGAAGAAACTCTCGCTGCAATGGTACAGGCTGCAAATGATAACCTGAATCTAATGCCGAGGATTCTTGACTGCGCAAGGAATCATGTAACACTTGGTGAAATGTGCAATGCTTTAAAAGAACCGTTCGGCGTTTACGAAGAACAGGCTGTATTTTAA
- a CDS encoding DUF86 domain-containing protein, with amino-acid sequence MPSDAIILNKFEIIKGSVLIILDRFKDVSAPDDFMTTPNGVMKLDSIAMRLQSIGESIKKIDKYRPELLRNYNEIDWNDIIKFRDFISHHYDLVNPEMIYNTCKEKLPILKSTIEKIINENFK; translated from the coding sequence ATGCCTAGCGATGCGATTATTCTCAATAAATTTGAGATAATTAAAGGATCTGTCTTGATAATACTTGATCGATTTAAAGATGTATCAGCACCTGATGATTTTATGACAACTCCTAACGGAGTAATGAAACTCGATTCAATAGCAATGAGATTACAGAGTATCGGGGAATCAATTAAGAAAATAGATAAGTATAGACCCGAACTTTTGAGAAATTACAATGAGATTGACTGGAATGATATTATAAAGTTCAGAGATTTTATATCACATCATTATGATCTTGTTAATCCAGAAATGATCTATAATACCTGTAAAGAAAAGTTACCAATACTTAAAAGTACTATTGAAAAAATAATTAACGAAAATTTTAAATAA
- a CDS encoding type II toxin-antitoxin system HicA family toxin: protein MSKVPVLPYFKIISALQRKGWIIVKQKGSHIRLQKRLENEILKITVPAHKPVKRSTLSHILKQARLNLDDFLKLL, encoded by the coding sequence GTGAGTAAAGTTCCAGTGTTGCCGTATTTCAAGATCATTTCTGCTCTGCAAAGGAAAGGATGGATTATTGTGAAACAGAAAGGTAGTCATATTAGGTTGCAGAAAAGACTGGAAAATGAGATCTTGAAAATTACCGTACCTGCTCATAAACCTGTAAAGCGTTCTACTTTATCTCATATATTAAAACAAGCCAGGTTGAATTTAGATGATTTCTTAAAATTATTGTAA
- the moeB gene encoding molybdopterin-synthase adenylyltransferase MoeB — protein sequence MANFPENITAENIELTSNELERYSRHLVIPEVGKHGQLKLKAASVLILGAGGLGSPISMYLAAAGVGRIGIVDFDELSYSNLQRQVLYSTNDVGHLKTELAKERLNEINPNIEITLYNERLTRDNALDILRDYDIIADGTDNFATRYLVNDACVILGKPFVYGSILRFDGQVSFFEPVHGPCYRCLYPEPPAPGDTPNCADGGVMGVLPGIIGSLQANEVIKFILGKGEMLNGRLLLIDALNMKFREVKFAKDPACPVCGSDPVITELIDYEQFCKNINSKENMTEHNEWEITVEEYKQRVDSGEKVYLLDIREPHERDISHIGGVLIPMSELPERMNELPQDKDTEIIVYCRTGNRSHHVTLYLKDNIGYSNVKNLLGGIHAWHDRIDPEVKKY from the coding sequence ATGGCAAATTTCCCTGAAAATATAACAGCAGAAAACATTGAGTTAACTTCAAACGAACTCGAGCGTTACAGCAGACATCTTGTTATTCCTGAAGTTGGCAAACATGGACAGTTAAAATTGAAGGCTGCAAGTGTGTTGATCCTTGGTGCCGGCGGACTGGGTTCGCCAATATCCATGTATCTGGCTGCTGCAGGGGTTGGCAGGATTGGGATAGTGGATTTTGATGAGCTGAGTTATTCAAACCTGCAGAGACAGGTATTATATTCAACCAATGATGTGGGTCATTTAAAAACAGAGCTGGCAAAAGAGCGTTTAAATGAAATAAATCCCAATATCGAAATTACTCTATATAATGAGCGGCTTACAAGGGATAATGCTTTGGATATTCTGCGGGATTATGATATTATTGCCGATGGCACAGATAACTTTGCCACCCGCTACTTAGTAAATGATGCCTGTGTTATTCTTGGTAAACCTTTTGTTTACGGAAGTATCTTAAGGTTTGATGGCCAGGTATCTTTTTTTGAACCGGTACACGGACCCTGTTACAGATGCTTATACCCGGAGCCTCCCGCACCGGGCGATACACCTAACTGCGCTGATGGCGGGGTAATGGGAGTTCTGCCCGGCATAATCGGCTCCCTGCAGGCTAACGAAGTGATAAAGTTTATCCTCGGTAAAGGAGAAATGCTGAATGGCCGCCTGTTACTTATTGATGCACTGAATATGAAGTTCCGTGAAGTTAAATTTGCAAAAGATCCGGCTTGCCCAGTTTGCGGAAGCGACCCGGTAATAACTGAATTAATAGATTATGAACAATTCTGCAAAAATATAAATTCAAAAGAAAATATGACAGAACACAACGAATGGGAAATAACAGTTGAAGAATATAAACAAAGAGTCGATAGCGGAGAAAAAGTGTACCTGCTTGATATAAGGGAACCCCATGAAAGGGATATTTCCCATATTGGGGGAGTGCTAATTCCAATGAGCGAACTGCCTGAGAGAATGAATGAACTTCCGCAGGATAAGGATACTGAGATAATTGTGTATTGCAGAACAGGGAACCGTTCACATCATGTTACATTATACCTTAAAGATAACATAGGGTACAGTAATGTAAAGAACCTATTGGGCGGTATACACGCCTGGCATGACAGGATAGACCCTGAAGTTAAGAAATATTAA
- a CDS encoding type II toxin-antitoxin system HicB family antitoxin: protein MKLKIVLEPSDDGGYTVYVPSLPGCISEGENKEEAEANIIEAIELYLEPVDDEMILKEGVETKELVL, encoded by the coding sequence ATGAAACTTAAAATAGTGCTTGAACCAAGTGATGATGGAGGATATACAGTCTATGTTCCTTCTCTACCTGGATGTATAAGTGAGGGTGAGAATAAAGAAGAAGCAGAAGCTAATATAATAGAAGCTATAGAACTTTACCTTGAACCGGTTGATGATGAAATGATTTTGAAAGAAGGAGTTGAAACTAAAGAACTTGTTCTGTGA
- a CDS encoding T9SS type A sorting domain-containing protein: protein MSKKPVKRTNLINAKAFSFVVVLVFFNQIVLGQEVVWQKTDLYSNWTTGNSIKQTSDGNYVIAGRRGGSGYWGFVAKLNNTGDTLWVRYLPATIGMTSVIETSTGDFVAVGDNRLVVKLRPDGSIIWMKNIPETGYSLYFYHLIETNDMKIIAVGKCETGSPTVRSGYMVKIDTNGNKLWSKIIRPGNTQSTIYHVKQLANGSLVLTGVITILNNLEQLLIKTNLNGDTLWTNKYGSISNEIGYNVFETLDFGYLIIGTIVYNNQYIKLYYTKTDSFGNLEWSKIYGDTNTYFNLRSSDCAVRVEYNNTYVITGVKSTEAFLLAIDPLGNKVWEKTYPLDTLEISGSSVDLCNDSSYVVSGDAFNFPPLELDAQFLYVLKTTKADPIGIQHTETEIPKKFQLHQNYPNPFNPGTVIKYEVPAPTDIIIKIFDTSGKEVEVLVAGYHRAGIYSTYLDATNYTSGVYFVKFTDNKTFSKSNKIVFIK, encoded by the coding sequence ATGAGTAAAAAACCTGTAAAACGAACAAATTTAATAAATGCAAAAGCATTTAGCTTTGTTGTAGTGTTAGTCTTTTTTAACCAAATTGTGTTAGGTCAAGAAGTAGTTTGGCAGAAGACTGATCTCTATTCTAATTGGACTACAGGAAATTCCATTAAACAAACGAGTGATGGAAATTACGTAATTGCCGGGAGAAGAGGGGGAAGCGGGTACTGGGGTTTTGTGGCAAAATTAAATAATACAGGTGATACTCTGTGGGTAAGATATTTACCTGCAACTATAGGGATGACTTCTGTAATTGAAACTTCAACTGGTGATTTTGTAGCAGTGGGAGACAACCGATTGGTTGTAAAATTGAGACCAGATGGCAGCATAATCTGGATGAAGAATATACCAGAAACCGGATATAGCTTGTATTTCTATCACTTGATTGAAACGAATGATATGAAAATCATTGCAGTTGGTAAATGTGAAACCGGCAGCCCCACTGTAAGATCAGGATATATGGTAAAAATTGATACTAATGGAAATAAATTGTGGTCAAAAATAATTAGACCGGGAAATACTCAAAGTACAATTTATCATGTAAAGCAATTAGCGAATGGGAGTTTAGTACTTACAGGTGTGATAACTATATTAAACAATCTTGAACAACTCTTGATTAAGACTAACTTAAACGGAGATACACTTTGGACTAATAAATATGGAAGTATTTCTAATGAAATTGGCTATAATGTTTTTGAAACTTTAGATTTTGGCTATTTAATTATTGGAACGATAGTATACAATAATCAATACATTAAGTTGTATTACACAAAAACAGACAGTTTCGGAAATTTAGAATGGTCAAAAATTTATGGCGATACAAATACATATTTTAATTTGAGGTCATCGGATTGTGCTGTTAGAGTAGAATATAATAACACTTATGTCATTACAGGAGTAAAATCCACTGAAGCGTTTTTATTGGCAATAGACCCTTTAGGCAATAAAGTTTGGGAAAAAACCTACCCGCTAGATACACTTGAAATTTCAGGATCATCTGTTGATTTATGCAATGATAGTTCTTATGTTGTCAGTGGAGACGCTTTTAATTTCCCGCCACTTGAACTGGATGCGCAATTTCTTTATGTTTTAAAGACTACCAAAGCAGATCCTATTGGAATACAGCATACTGAAACTGAAATCCCCAAAAAGTTTCAACTTCACCAAAACTATCCAAATCCTTTCAATCCAGGGACTGTAATTAAGTATGAGGTACCTGCTCCAACAGACATAATTATAAAAATTTTTGACACATCGGGAAAGGAGGTTGAAGTTTTAGTTGCGGGTTACCACCGCGCAGGTATTTATAGTACGTATCTTGATGCTACAAATTATACTTCAGGTGTCTATTTTGTAAAGTTCACAGATAACAAAACATTTTCTAAATCGAATAAAATTGTTTTTATAAAATAA
- a CDS encoding T9SS type A sorting domain-containing protein, whose translation MKNKYTIITGVLFSLVIIAFYFVVGTHVNSVENEPSYKEKKINKPSGAMLSMQFLSEIRSFPEPDIPEDKFYRAFEYSKTMPQYDALYDSPTQWQSIGPNNIGGRSLCMEFSPVDTATLYMGSASGGLWKSVTGGLGANAWQRIETGYPSLAVSSIAIDSANPNVMYIGTGENYGYQYSLNGVDVRVTRGMYGIGILKTTNGGVNWSKSLDWSYNNQRGVWRVLLNPKNRNTVYAATSEGVWKSINAGSSWFQVLNYQMVMDMEINPVDTSILYISVGNLTNNVPNANVGIYKSTNAGTSWVKLTGGLPANWTGKTTIELYKGNPNFVYASVSNDLSYVGYYSSTDAGVTWTLKSTSVPIGNQGWYNNAHMVKSNDPNQIIVGTIDLVKSTNGGTSFVTKSDWSAWNEGATPPGEPEGLTSDFAHADHHYFISNPRDPDKIYCITDGGLYRSNDFGETYYSCNGGYVTTQFYAGFANSMQDSIFCIGGLQDNRSTFYQGTTAWYKTFVGDGMWCAVNAQNDNICYTEYTYGAIYRSTDRGVTWSQRPPPGSGNGNNYCFAAPFIACRSNSNIMYAGGTSIYRSTNGATSWQGPYGSFSGAKVLSMDGSATNTDTVYCGTIPVLNGAAATIWKTTNGTNWVNVGGGVLPNRYPTDIHVNPNNSMDVYATFGGFGNPHVYRSSNGGANWVNITSNLPDVPHQSICIDPLYTQNIYVGNDLGVYVSTNSGVNWSAFTTGMPFALVFDLTIVYPSRNIRATTHGNGIYERDLIENPIGIEPVTNEIPKQFSLSQNYPNPFNPSTKIKFSIPSVETDLRAVSLDIYDISGRLVNTILQQNIKPGSYEITFDATGLSSGVYFYKLSTSSFTETKKMMLVK comes from the coding sequence ATGAAAAATAAATACACTATTATAACAGGGGTTTTATTTTCTTTGGTTATAATTGCTTTTTATTTTGTAGTTGGTACTCATGTGAACAGTGTAGAAAATGAACCATCTTACAAAGAAAAGAAAATAAATAAACCCTCGGGCGCAATGCTTTCAATGCAGTTCCTTTCGGAAATCAGATCATTCCCTGAACCGGATATACCTGAAGATAAATTCTACCGGGCATTTGAGTACTCCAAAACTATGCCGCAATATGACGCATTGTATGATTCGCCAACCCAGTGGCAATCAATAGGACCCAATAACATTGGCGGCAGAAGCCTGTGTATGGAATTCAGCCCTGTTGATACAGCCACTTTATACATGGGTTCTGCATCAGGTGGATTGTGGAAATCAGTAACCGGCGGACTCGGCGCTAACGCATGGCAAAGGATTGAAACAGGATATCCTTCACTTGCAGTGAGCTCAATAGCAATTGATTCAGCAAACCCTAATGTAATGTACATTGGAACCGGTGAAAATTATGGTTACCAGTACTCACTCAACGGGGTTGATGTGCGCGTTACACGCGGTATGTACGGCATCGGGATCCTGAAAACTACCAACGGCGGCGTAAACTGGTCTAAATCACTTGACTGGTCTTACAACAACCAGCGTGGTGTTTGGCGTGTACTGTTAAATCCAAAGAACCGCAATACAGTTTACGCAGCAACAAGCGAAGGTGTGTGGAAATCTATAAATGCCGGCTCTTCCTGGTTCCAGGTTTTAAATTACCAGATGGTGATGGATATGGAAATAAATCCGGTTGATACGAGCATACTGTATATTTCTGTTGGCAACTTAACCAATAATGTGCCCAATGCAAATGTAGGTATATATAAATCAACCAATGCAGGAACATCCTGGGTAAAATTAACCGGCGGCCTGCCCGCAAACTGGACCGGTAAAACTACCATTGAGCTTTATAAGGGTAATCCGAATTTTGTTTACGCAAGCGTATCAAATGATCTTTCATACGTTGGATACTATTCAAGCACTGATGCCGGTGTTACATGGACACTTAAATCTACAAGCGTTCCTATCGGGAACCAGGGCTGGTATAATAATGCCCATATGGTTAAATCAAATGACCCTAACCAGATTATCGTTGGCACTATTGATCTCGTTAAATCAACCAATGGCGGAACAAGCTTTGTTACAAAATCAGACTGGTCTGCGTGGAATGAAGGCGCAACACCGCCCGGCGAGCCGGAAGGCTTGACCAGTGATTTTGCGCACGCCGATCATCATTATTTCATTTCAAATCCGCGTGACCCCGATAAAATATACTGCATAACTGATGGCGGTCTTTACCGCTCCAATGATTTTGGTGAAACGTATTATTCCTGCAACGGCGGGTATGTAACAACACAGTTCTATGCGGGATTTGCGAACTCTATGCAGGATTCAATTTTCTGTATCGGGGGTCTTCAGGATAACCGCTCAACATTTTACCAGGGAACAACAGCATGGTACAAAACATTTGTCGGCGATGGCATGTGGTGCGCAGTGAACGCGCAGAATGATAATATCTGCTACACTGAATATACTTACGGCGCAATTTACCGCTCTACAGATAGAGGCGTTACCTGGTCGCAGCGCCCCCCGCCGGGAAGCGGCAATGGTAATAATTATTGTTTTGCCGCACCGTTCATTGCATGCAGGTCAAATTCAAATATAATGTATGCCGGCGGTACTTCAATATACCGCTCAACAAACGGCGCGACATCATGGCAGGGTCCGTACGGTTCATTCAGCGGAGCGAAGGTTCTTTCAATGGATGGCTCAGCAACAAATACCGATACGGTTTATTGCGGAACCATCCCTGTATTAAACGGCGCAGCGGCTACTATATGGAAGACCACAAACGGTACAAACTGGGTAAATGTTGGCGGCGGCGTATTGCCAAACCGATATCCCACGGATATTCATGTAAATCCCAATAACTCAATGGATGTTTACGCGACATTCGGCGGATTCGGTAACCCGCATGTTTACCGTTCATCAAACGGCGGAGCGAACTGGGTTAACATTACATCTAATCTGCCTGATGTGCCGCACCAGTCGATATGCATAGACCCACTATATACGCAAAATATTTATGTTGGCAATGATCTTGGTGTTTATGTATCAACAAACAGCGGCGTTAACTGGTCAGCATTTACAACGGGAATGCCTTTTGCGCTGGTGTTTGATCTTACTATAGTGTACCCAAGCCGCAATATAAGGGCAACTACACACGGCAACGGAATTTATGAAAGAGACCTCATCGAAAATCCGATAGGAATAGAGCCGGTAACAAATGAAATACCGAAACAATTTTCGCTTTCACAAAATTACCCCAATCCCTTTAACCCAAGTACGAAGATCAAATTCAGTATTCCATCAGTAGAGACTGACCTCCGGGCAGTCAGTTTAGATATTTACGATATATCCGGCAGACTTGTAAATACGATTTTACAGCAGAACATAAAACCCGGAAGTTATGAAATTACTTTTGATGCAACAGGACTTTCGAGCGGTGTGTATTTTTACAAACTTTCAACAAGCAGTTTTACTGAAACAAAAAAGATGATGTTAGTGAAATAG
- a CDS encoding DUF971 domain-containing protein has product MTLTQFKRNPDNNSFHISFDDGMEFDITAKLLREHCPCAECSGEEVLLYKYSPVNKTPLTEDSFNLEKAEIVGNYAIQLHWKDGHNTGLYNWGLLRELALIKKAN; this is encoded by the coding sequence ATGACACTAACACAGTTTAAACGAAATCCTGATAATAATTCATTCCATATATCATTTGATGACGGAATGGAGTTTGATATTACTGCAAAGCTTCTTCGTGAACACTGCCCGTGTGCGGAGTGCAGCGGTGAAGAAGTGCTGCTGTATAAATATTCACCGGTTAATAAAACACCTCTAACCGAAGATTCATTTAATCTTGAAAAAGCGGAAATAGTTGGAAATTATGCCATCCAGCTTCACTGGAAAGACGGCCACAATACCGGTTTGTATAACTGGGGTCTTTTACGGGAACTTGCCTTAATAAAGAAAGCTAACTGA
- the nadA gene encoding quinolinate synthase NadA: protein METALNKPVIDLSPLNLEEEIIALKKRMNAVILAHYYQESEIQDLADHIGDSLELSRRAASTDADVIVFAGVHFMAETAKILNPGKKVLLPDLNAGCSLAEGCPAPMFKKFREQYPDHIVISYINCSAAVKALSDIICTSSNAVKIVEQLPADQKIIFAPDKNLGRYIMKKTGRNMLLWDGSCIVHETFSDKKIITLKTENPDALLIAHPECEEAVLNRADFIGSTSALLNFTRENPANEFIVATEEGIIYQMQKASPEKKFIPAPPEANCSCNECPYMKLNTMEKLYLCMKEGKPEIIIDEETRLKALRPIQRMLEMS, encoded by the coding sequence ATGGAAACAGCATTAAATAAACCCGTTATAGATCTTTCACCGCTCAATCTGGAAGAAGAGATAATTGCATTGAAAAAGAGAATGAACGCAGTTATCCTTGCGCATTATTACCAGGAATCCGAGATACAGGACCTTGCGGATCATATTGGAGACTCCCTCGAGCTATCCCGCCGCGCAGCTTCAACAGATGCAGATGTAATAGTATTTGCCGGCGTACATTTTATGGCTGAAACAGCCAAAATACTTAACCCGGGCAAAAAGGTATTGCTGCCTGATCTTAATGCCGGCTGTTCACTTGCCGAAGGCTGCCCTGCGCCCATGTTCAAAAAATTCCGCGAACAATATCCTGACCACATAGTAATAAGCTACATAAACTGCTCTGCAGCTGTAAAAGCGCTGAGTGATATAATCTGTACATCTTCCAACGCTGTAAAAATTGTTGAGCAGCTTCCGGCAGATCAAAAAATAATATTTGCGCCCGATAAAAACCTTGGCAGGTATATAATGAAAAAGACCGGACGAAATATGCTGTTATGGGACGGTAGCTGTATCGTACATGAAACATTCAGCGATAAAAAGATCATCACACTTAAGACGGAAAATCCGGATGCTCTTCTGATCGCTCACCCGGAATGCGAGGAAGCTGTGCTAAACAGGGCTGATTTTATCGGCTCTACAAGCGCTCTGCTTAATTTCACCAGGGAAAATCCCGCAAATGAATTTATTGTTGCCACAGAAGAAGGTATAATTTACCAGATGCAGAAGGCTTCGCCTGAAAAGAAATTTATCCCTGCGCCGCCTGAAGCTAACTGTTCATGCAATGAATGTCCTTACATGAAGTTAAACACTATGGAAAAACTGTACCTGTGTATGAAAGAGGGGAAGCCTGAGATAATTATTGATGAAGAAACAAGGCTGAAAGCCTTAAGACCAATACAACGAATGCTTGAAATGAGCTGA
- a CDS encoding nucleotidyltransferase domain-containing protein, translating to MQNLNKENIIEFIRKNKTFLHDKYGVLSIGLMGSFARDEQKADSDIDFIVEFAEVDYSKLVKMTSFLEEKFKTKVDIIINNKYLSKKFKDLNEKDTINA from the coding sequence ATGCAAAATTTAAACAAAGAAAATATCATTGAATTTATCAGGAAAAATAAGACTTTTCTGCATGATAAATATGGAGTTCTTTCAATTGGGCTTATGGGTTCATTTGCCCGTGACGAACAAAAAGCCGATAGTGATATTGACTTTATTGTAGAATTTGCTGAAGTAGATTATAGTAAACTTGTTAAAATGACCTCATTTCTTGAAGAAAAGTTCAAGACCAAAGTAGATATCATTATTAACAATAAATACTTGAGTAAAAAGTTTAAAGATTTAAATGAAAAAGATACGATAAATGCCTAG